The genomic interval GTACCGAAATTTCGGGGTCGTCACAATGCAGATGGAAGATGAAATCGCCGCCGTTGGAGTTGCAATCGGTGCTGCCTTTAGTGGTGCGCTCGGCGTTACCGGTAGTAGTGGTCCGGGGCTCGCACTCAAATCGGAGGCGATTAATCTCGCCATGATTGCCGAACTCCCAATCGTGATATGTAACATTCAGCGTGCAGGTCCTTCAACGGGAATGCCAACAAAAACAGAACAATCGGACTTGTTGCAAATGTTTTATGGCAGGAACGGCGAATCGCCCGTTCCGATCATTGCCTCGTCTCGTCCTTATGACTGTTTTGAGGCGGTCTATGAAGCCTGCCGTATCGCCGTGAAATATAGGACACCGGTGATCTTTCTCTCCGATCTCTACATCGGGATGGGAGCTGAACCGTGGAAAATCCCTCAACTCTCTGAATTACCAGAAATTAGAGCTAACTTTGCAGTGAGCGCAGATACCAATAATGGATTTGAACCTTATCTACGCGATCCGAAGACTTTGGCGCGTCCGTGGGCAAAACCCGGTACCTCCGGCTTAGAGCACCGCATCGGTGGTTTAGAGAAATCAGATGTGACGGGACACGTCAGTTACGATGCCGAAAACCACGAGAAAATGGTGGAAATCCGAGCAGAAAAGGTTGCTCGCATCGCGGATGACATTCCACCTACCGAGATCTTTGGAGCACAGGAAGGCGAAATTCTCCTGCTGGGTTGGGGTGGCACCTACGGCGCAATCCGAACCGTAGTGGAAAACTGCGTTGCTGAAGGACTCCCGATAGGACACGTGCATCTCCGGCATCTCAATCCTTTCCCAAATGACTTAGACGACATTCTACAGAGATTCAAAAAGATTTTAATTCCCGAACTCAACAGCGGTCAGCTCCTCCAACTCATTCGTAGCACCTATCTCATCAATGCAGTCGGACTTAACAAGGTGCAAGGACAACCCTTCCACGTTTTTGAGTTGCATGCCAAAATTGACGAAATACTTAAAGAAATAGGACATCTTTAGCCTCAAACGCCAAAGGGGTAACACACTATGAAAAGGAAAAGAACTTCTCGCATCCCCGCCGGGGCACCGACTCTCACAAGAGCGGATTTTAAATCCGATCAAGACACACGCTGGTGCCCGGGTTGCGGCGACTATTCAATTCTTACCCAGACACAACACATCATGCCTGAACTCGGCATCCCAAAGGAAAACATCGTCTTTATTTCTGGCATCGGGTGTTCAAGCCGATTCCCATACTACATGAACACCTACGGTTTTCACACCATTCATGGTAGAGCACCTACCATCGCCTCTGGCGTGAAAATGGCGAACCCTGACCTCTCTGTATGGGTTATCACGGGTGACGGCGATGCACTTTCAATTGGGGGCAACCACTTCATCCACTTGATGCGCCGGAATTTCGACATCAACGTGCTGCTGTTCAACAACCGGGTCTACGGGCTCACAAAGGGACAATATTCACCGACATCTGAACGAGGCCACCAAATGTATCAGTCCAATCCACTCGGCTCATTGGACACCCCTTTTAATCCTATCAGTCTTGCACTGGCTTCGGGTGCTACGTTCGTGGCACGTTCTGTTGACATAGATTCAGGACACCTGCGTCCCATGCTTAAGGCCGCCTTTGAACATAAAGGCACCTCTTTCATCGAAATCTATCAAAACTGCCACATCTATAACGACGATACCTTCAAACTATACAGAGAAAAAGAGCTTAAAGCCGACAATACGGTGCGTCTGGAACACGGCGAACCTCTCGTTTTCGGTGCGGAAAGTGATAAGGGTATCCGACTTAACGGTTTCCAGCCTGAAGTCGTTGACCTCACAGACGGCGAGCACACCATTGATGACCTCATCGTCCACGACCAATACGCCGAGGATACTACCTTAGCAAACTTCCTCTCGGGGATGAGCGACACACCTGACATGCCACATCCGATGGGTATCTTTCGCAGTGTTCGTCACCCCTGCTACGAGGATCTGATGACAAACCAAGTCCGCACTGCCAAAGAACGCATGGGCGACGGTGACCTTGAGGCACTCCTCAACGATGGCGAAACATGGACCGTGTCATAGGACTGATTTACACCCTGATGCGTTGTAGGACAGACAGTGCTAACAAACGTCTTCAATCCGTGAATATGTTCCTTCGGTTCGTTCAACGACTCAAGTGGCAGTCTGAAGTCGCAACTTCTCAAAGCTGATTGGCTGCCTAATTTGGGAGGACCCCGACCATGAAGATTTACATTCTAACCGACTTAGAAGGTGTCGCGATGGTATCCCGTTTCAGTCAAACCCGTGAAGAGGGTCCCCAGAAACAGACAGCCATGAAATTGCTGACACAAGAGGTAAATGCTGCTGTTGATGGCATTCTTGATGTGGATTCGGACGCAGAAATCGTCGTCTGGGATGGACACGGGACTGGCGGGATTGATGTAGCCGAATTTCATCCCAAGGCGAAACTAATTGCGCGGGGTCCCATTCGTCCCCCTTACTATCTTGACGCAACCTATGACGTACTCTTCTTCTTAGGACAGCACGCCATGGCAGGCACGCCAAACGCCCCGTTGAGCCATACATATTCCTCGTTATCAATTGAATACTACAAACTCAACGGTGAAATGATCGGAGAATTCGGATGCCGTGCAGCACTCGCAGGCACTTTCGATGTTCCAACGGTTTTCATCTCCGGCGACGATAAAGCAGTTGCAGAAGCAAAACAACTTATTCCCGGCATTTATGGTGTTGAAACCAAACAGGGACTCGGACAGGAACTCGCGCTACATCTATCACCGCAACGGTCGCGAGAATTGATTCGAGAGACTGCCGCGGTGGCTTGCAGAAATATCTCTGAGATTGCCCCGTTGAAAATTGATCCACCTTACGAGTTTGAAGTCCGAGTTCTTGACGGCAAATCAATTGACGGGTATCTGAAACGGGGTGCAGTGAAGATTGATGATCGCACCGTTCGCTGGCACAGCGATGACCTGTGCGCCCTGTCTATTTAACATAACCTCGCCTTACATTATTTTAGGTGATCTCCAACCCCAACTGCTATTCCGCTGTAGGAGCGAGTTGTGCTCGCGACTCCTAACTGTCCTTTCCCTTGACTTTCCGTCTTAGAATCTGGTATCCTGTTACAGGAGCTTATACATATAATCTTTTGCTGGCACGCCTTGAAAAAGGCGAGGTTAGAACCTTCACTTGCAAAAAACTAAAATTTACAAACGCGCTCTATTATATTCTGATTTCGTCCATGGAAGCTTTTGACTGCGAACTGAAACAACAGGTTATCTTCGGTGATAACACGATTGAGAGACTCGGTGAACTGACGCGCTCACTCGGAGGGAGCCGCGTTCTCGTCACGACAGATCGGGGTATCGAAAAGGTGGGCATCCTCGCGAGAGCCGTCTCAGCCCTGCAAAGCGAAAGGATCGCCGCTTACGTTTTTCCCGATGTTACGTCCAACCCGACGACAGAAGACGTTGACGCTGCGGTAGCGTTCGCGAAAACTAACGCGCCGATAGACCTAATCATCGGACTCGGTGGTGGCAGCTCAATGGATTGTGCGAAAGGGGCAAACTTCCTGCTCACAAATGGCGGCAAAATGGAAGACTACTGGGGCACCAACAAAGCAACCCAACCGATGCTCCCCTCCATCGGCATTCCGACGACCATTGGCACCGGCAGCGAAGCACAGTCCTTCGCGCTCATTGCACAGGCGGACACCCATAGCAAAATGGCGTGCGGCGATAAAAAGGCGCGATTCGGCACTGTCATCTTGGATGCAACACTTACGAAAACCTTGCCGAGACCAATCGCAGCAATCACAGGGATAGACGCTATCGCGCACGCTGTTGAAAGCTTCGTCTCAACCAGACACAACCCGATGTCACAAATGTTCTCACGACACGCATGGGAGTTGCTAAACGCTCACTTTGAGGCGTGCCTTGAACCCAACAATTCCACAGCCCGAAGCAAGATGTTATTCGGTGCTTATCTGGCGGGACTCGCAATCGAAAATTCGATGCTCGGTGCCGCGCATGCGTGTGCTAACCCCTTGACAGCGAGATACGATATTATCCACGGTGTCGCTGTTGCGTTGATGCTACCACACGTCATCCGACTCAACAGCACTGTGTCAGGAGAAGCCTATCGTGAACTGTACCCGGACGGAGATTTAGCGGACAGAATTACAACACTAAAGCAGATCGGCAATTTACCGAACAGACTTCGGGATTACCCTGTCCAATACACGATAGGAACAACAGACATACCGACATTGGCAAAGGAAGCGGCAACACAGTGGACAGCGCAGTTCAACCCGCGCCCTTTGAATGTCAGAGATTTTATGGCACTTTATGAACAGGTTTATTGACAAACAAGTAGGTAAGCAGAATCGTACATATCTTAAAAAGTCAAAGGCTACGGCACAACGGAGTGTGTCTTCTACCTTCCTCACTCTTGTGCTGCTGCTCTTCGCTTCACAGGTAACCCTTGGCAACTGGACCAGTTTCCGTGGTAATCCACAACTCACCGGTGTCGCCGATTCCCAACTCCCTGAAAATCCGCAATTGCTCTGGACTTTTCAGGCAGGAGATATGATTGAATCCACGGCTGCAGTCGTCAACGGTACCGTCTACATCGGCGCGTTAGATGGCATTTTCTATGCGCTCGACGCGCGAACAGGTGAAAAACAGTGGACCTATCAGACGAATAGTTCAATAAAAGCGTCCGCTGCTATCCACAATGGAGTCGCCTATTTCGGTGACGGCGATGGTGTCTTCCATGCGGTAGATATCAACACTCACAAAATGAAATGGCAGTTTCGTACGGAGGGTGAAATTATATCATCGGCGAATTTTGCTGGTGATCGCGTGCTATTCGGTTCGTATGACGGATTCCTCTACTGCCTCAACCGAGAGAACGGAGAATTGGTTTGGAAATTTGAGACGGAAGGTTACGTCCATGGCACCCCCGGTGTCTGGACACAGGTTGACAGCGATTCTGGGCAGGCGAAGAATTTCGTGATTGTCACAGGATGCGATAGTTATCTTCGCGTCCTCAACATCGACGACGGCACACAAACGCAACAGGTAGAACTCGGCGCGTATGTCGGTGCGAGTGCTGCGATTTCACAAGATCACGTTTACTGCGGCACGTATGGCACTGAAATACTGAGCGTCGCATTGGGAACTGGAGAAATTAAATGGCGGTATCGGCATCCGAAACGCAGATTTCCATTCTTTGCCTCAGCCGCCCTCACTGAAGATAGCGTTATTATTGGCGGACGCGATAAAATGGTGCATGCGCTCTCACCAAAAACTGGCGAGTCGCTATGGACGTACACCGCCAAATCCCGCATTGAGTCTTCCGCTGTCATCGTCGGCACGCGCGTTTTCCTCGGAACAACTCGCGGGTTAATTATTGGTTTAGATATTAAGACTGGGGAATTGGTGTGGGAATTCGCAACAGGCTCCTCTATCGTCGCATCCCCCAGCGTCTCCAATGGTAAAATTTACATCGGAACCGAGGACGGGATCCTGTATTGTTTTGGATAGATTAGTCTTCAAGGGAGGATTCGTCAAGAGGAAACTTTTCAGTAATGAACATCAGTGGGTCTTTCTTCGCTACGACCCTATAGGTGCGGCTGAGAAACGGCTTTGATTCGAGATGCCCAATAGCATCCGGCAAACCTACGGCTCGCTCAACACCCCACCATAATAAGTCGCGGCGCGTTTCCCATATAGTTCTTTGCAAAAGTGCGCCCAATCCTCCGGCCCTTGATTTCAATCCCTCTACAACGCTGTTTGGTAAACGTTCATAGATAAGATGAGAAATTGCGTAGGCGTGGATCTTCGGTGCTCGCGTATCAGTGGTAGGTGTTTGCAGCACGACTTCCCGCGTAACAACCGGATCGCCTATCGGAAGTTCCAACCAAGCGTACTCAATACCCAAGGCTTGCTCTGTTTCTCGTAGCGGAACGACTTCCACCGGAGAAAACGTATATGCCTCAATAAGATGTGTGACAGTTCCATCGGTGACGAGCAGTGCGCGCTGGAATGGCGTTAATCGTGAGGGTTTGATGTCGTCTAATGTGAGTGGTCTGGCAGCTTGAGCAACAAACAGCTTATTCAGCCGCTCGCTGATAATAGCATCTGAATTACCAATCGTGCTTTTGCCCACTGTGCGTGCCTCCCACGAGTTAACCCATTTGTATTAATTATAACGTCCACTCACACGACCTGTCAACATAGAATTGGCACGATTCATCGTTTCATGTTATAATTAACGTGAACTTATACGAATGTTACAGATCACATCTCGTGTCACAGGATCGCGAAGATGTCAATGCCCGCGCAAGGTAAAGGAGCGCAAATAATGCCTGAAACAAAACCGGAACCTGCAACAGCAGGCATAGATTCAAAGGACACAACCGTAGGGAGTGTATTCGTCTCTAACTACCCCCCGTATTCCACTTGGGGCGAGTCCGATGTACCAGCGGTGCACCAAGCACTCGTTGAACCGCCGCGCCCAGATGCAACGTTGGGACTTTACCTCCACATCCCTTTTTGCCGTAAGCGGTGCAAGTTCTGCTATTTTCGCGTCTACACCGACAAGAACAGCTCGGAAATTGATACGTACCTGAATGCCCTCGCCAAAGAGGTCGAAATTTATAGTGCACAACCCGCAATTTCGGATAGACCTCTGAGATTCGTCTATTTCGGTGGCGGCACACCGTCCTATATCAGTGTGAAACACCTGACGACTCTCGTCGATAGAGTGAAACAGGTGATGCCGTGGGACACTGCTGAGGAGGTCGCCTTCGAGTGTGAACCCGGCACCTTGACGGAAAAAAAAGTAGAGGCTATCAAAGGAATCGGTGTAACCCGACTGAGCCTCGGTGTTGAAAACCTGAACGATGAAATCCTCGCTGAAAACGGTAGAGCACATCTTTCCAAAGAGGTCTATCGTATCGTGCCGTGGATAAAGACGTTGGCGTTTGACCAAGTCAACATTGATCTTATCTCAGGCATGATAGGCGAAACGTGGGAGAGTTGGCGAGAAACCGTCGAAAAGACGATAGAACTTGATCCAGACAGCGTTACCGTCTATCAGCTTGAATTGCCGTTCAATACTGTCTACTCTAAGGACATTCTCGGCGGCGATACGCTTCCAGTGGCAGATTGGAAACTGAAACGCGAATGGCACCAATACGCCTTTGAGCAGTTCACACAAGCAGGTTACACGCAATCCAGCGCGTATACGGTGCTTAAGAAAGATAAGAATTGCCAGTTTGTCTACCGCGACGCGGTGTGGCAGGGCAGCGACATGATAGGCACAGGCGTTGCCTCCTTTTCGCACCTCAGCGGAATCCACTTTCAGAACGCACCTTCATGGGGAGATTACCTCGGCAACCTTGAGGAAGGTAAACTTCCGATTTACCGTGCGCTGAAACCTACGGAAGCGGAACGGTTGACGCGAGAGATGATATTGCAACTCAAACTTGGAAAAATCAGCCCTTCCTATTTCCAGGTGAAGTTCAATGCTGATATCCTTGAGATTTTCGCCGAACCCTACGAAAAACTGCAAAACGACGGTATGTTGCGTATCAACGCCGCATCAGATGAAATCCAGTTGACCCAGCGCGGATTGCTCCAAGTCGATAGCCTGCTCCCAGCGTTCTATGCCTCCGAATACCAAAACACACGATATACCTAAGCAATCTGATTCAATGAATATATTTTCTATTATGGAAGGTGAAAAAATATGGATCCTAAACTCATCGTATCTAACCCGTCAATTATGATGGGCAAACCCGTTATCGCAGGTACTCGCATCTCTGTCGAATTGATTTTAGAAAAACTTTCCGCGGGCGAGACGATTGAGCAGTTACTTGAGGCACACCCACGCCTGACTGAGGAAGGTGTACGTGCAGCACTTCTTTTCGCATCTCAAGTTCCTAAATCCCCCAGCTAAATTTAAAACATGGTTACAAAAACACAATTACATCGTCTCCGAGAGATGCTTGCTCCGATATTGGAGACAAACACCTTCTACAAACGAAAACTCACCGAAGCAGGAATTACACATCCAAACGACCTACAAACGCTGGAGGATTACCGGCAGCTGCCCTTTACCACAAAGGAAGAACTTAGCGCGGATCAAGTGTCGCATCCACCTTACGGCACGAACTTGACCTTTCCACTGGAGCAATATACCTGCCTCCATCGCACCTCAGGTACGACAGGCGCGCCGTTGCGATGGTTGGACACAGCAGAATCGTGGGACTGGTGGGGAAAATGTTGGGGCGAAATTTACAATGCTGCCGGTGTGACCTCAGCAGACCGGCTTATGATCGCTTTCTCATTCGGTCCCTTTATCGGTTTCTGGAGTGCTTATCACGGTGCGCAGCAACTCGGTGCGCTCATAATCCCCAACGGCGGTATGACCTCCGATCAGCGGATACGCGCCATCCTCAGCAACGATGCGACAGTGCTCATCGCGACACCGACTTATGCATTGCGACTCGCCGAAGTCGCCGAACAGGACGGCATCAACTTGTGTGAAGAAGCCTCAATCCGGGTAACAATTCACGCCGGTGAGCCGGGGGCAAGTCTACCAGCAACAAAACAACGTATTGAAACGCGTTGGGGCGCGCGTGCCTACGATCATGCAGGCGCAACGGAGGTCGGTGCATGGGGTGTTATGTGCAAACCACAGGCGGGAGTCCACCTCAATGAAAACGAGTTTATCTGCGAAGTACTTGATCCCGAAACCGATAATCCGGCAGACGAAGGCGAGTTAGTGATTACCAATTTAGGGCGTATCGGTATGCCGGTTATCCGCTATCGGACAGGAGATCACGTTAAGCTCAAACCAGCACCGTGTGAATGTGGTATGGAGAGTCGTGTCCTTGACGGTGGTGTTATCGGACGCTTAGATAACGTCCTCATCATCCGCGGTCTGAACGTATATCCTGCCACGCTTGAAAACATTATCCTTAAGTTCCCGGATGTCCAAGAGTTCGCTGGACGTGTTTACGGAACAGAGACATTCGATGAACTCGAAATCCAGATTGAATCGACGAACCCACAACCTGCTGACACCGCCACCGCTGTCGCCGCTGCGATTCGAGACGAGTTAGGCTTACGTGCTACTGTGAAAGCGGTGCCACTCGGAACATTACCGAGATATGAACTTAAGTCAAATAGGTTCACCGATGAGCGTCCAGCACAGCGAAAAATAGGGTGAATTTCTTGTTAATTGAATATCAAATTGGTTTACCTTGACACGTAAATCCTTGGAGACTATAATTGTTACATAACGAGAAACAATATACCGTCTACATTGAAACGTCAATTCCGAGTT from Candidatus Poribacteria bacterium carries:
- a CDS encoding iron-containing alcohol dehydrogenase, whose protein sequence is MEAFDCELKQQVIFGDNTIERLGELTRSLGGSRVLVTTDRGIEKVGILARAVSALQSERIAAYVFPDVTSNPTTEDVDAAVAFAKTNAPIDLIIGLGGGSSMDCAKGANFLLTNGGKMEDYWGTNKATQPMLPSIGIPTTIGTGSEAQSFALIAQADTHSKMACGDKKARFGTVILDATLTKTLPRPIAAITGIDAIAHAVESFVSTRHNPMSQMFSRHAWELLNAHFEACLEPNNSTARSKMLFGAYLAGLAIENSMLGAAHACANPLTARYDIIHGVAVALMLPHVIRLNSTVSGEAYRELYPDGDLADRITTLKQIGNLPNRLRDYPVQYTIGTTDIPTLAKEAATQWTAQFNPRPLNVRDFMALYEQVY
- a CDS encoding chorismate pyruvate-lyase family protein, which produces MGKSTIGNSDAIISERLNKLFVAQAARPLTLDDIKPSRLTPFQRALLVTDGTVTHLIEAYTFSPVEVVPLRETEQALGIEYAWLELPIGDPVVTREVVLQTPTTDTRAPKIHAYAISHLIYERLPNSVVEGLKSRAGGLGALLQRTIWETRRDLLWWGVERAVGLPDAIGHLESKPFLSRTYRVVAKKDPLMFITEKFPLDESSLED
- a CDS encoding coproporphyrinogen-III oxidase family protein — its product is MPETKPEPATAGIDSKDTTVGSVFVSNYPPYSTWGESDVPAVHQALVEPPRPDATLGLYLHIPFCRKRCKFCYFRVYTDKNSSEIDTYLNALAKEVEIYSAQPAISDRPLRFVYFGGGTPSYISVKHLTTLVDRVKQVMPWDTAEEVAFECEPGTLTEKKVEAIKGIGVTRLSLGVENLNDEILAENGRAHLSKEVYRIVPWIKTLAFDQVNIDLISGMIGETWESWRETVEKTIELDPDSVTVYQLELPFNTVYSKDILGGDTLPVADWKLKREWHQYAFEQFTQAGYTQSSAYTVLKKDKNCQFVYRDAVWQGSDMIGTGVASFSHLSGIHFQNAPSWGDYLGNLEEGKLPIYRALKPTEAERLTREMILQLKLGKISPSYFQVKFNADILEIFAEPYEKLQNDGMLRINAASDEIQLTQRGLLQVDSLLPAFYASEYQNTRYT
- a CDS encoding 2-oxoacid:acceptor oxidoreductase subunit alpha, producing the protein MRKPVEQIEEATILFAGDSGDGSQTIGTQMTETTALIGNDVATLPDYPAEIRAPAGSLAGVSGFQLHFSSEQIHTPGDLCDVLVAMNPAALKVHLNKLKPNGILIVNVDNFADRNLRLAGYESNPLEDDALTKYQVFQVELTQLTRKALETTDLTTGEIDRCKNFFALGMILWFYNRPMEYTMKWIKVKFAKKPEYIESNILALRAGNTYCEATEQFAVSYDVKPAVFEPGTYRNIEGNMATVLGLVAASHQSGLPLVYGSYPITPASDILHGLAQYRNFGVVTMQMEDEIAAVGVAIGAAFSGALGVTGSSGPGLALKSEAINLAMIAELPIVICNIQRAGPSTGMPTKTEQSDLLQMFYGRNGESPVPIIASSRPYDCFEAVYEACRIAVKYRTPVIFLSDLYIGMGAEPWKIPQLSELPEIRANFAVSADTNNGFEPYLRDPKTLARPWAKPGTSGLEHRIGGLEKSDVTGHVSYDAENHEKMVEIRAEKVARIADDIPPTEIFGAQEGEILLLGWGGTYGAIRTVVENCVAEGLPIGHVHLRHLNPFPNDLDDILQRFKKILIPELNSGQLLQLIRSTYLINAVGLNKVQGQPFHVFELHAKIDEILKEIGHL
- a CDS encoding 2-oxoacid:ferredoxin oxidoreductase subunit beta, producing the protein MKRKRTSRIPAGAPTLTRADFKSDQDTRWCPGCGDYSILTQTQHIMPELGIPKENIVFISGIGCSSRFPYYMNTYGFHTIHGRAPTIASGVKMANPDLSVWVITGDGDALSIGGNHFIHLMRRNFDINVLLFNNRVYGLTKGQYSPTSERGHQMYQSNPLGSLDTPFNPISLALASGATFVARSVDIDSGHLRPMLKAAFEHKGTSFIEIYQNCHIYNDDTFKLYREKELKADNTVRLEHGEPLVFGAESDKGIRLNGFQPEVVDLTDGEHTIDDLIVHDQYAEDTTLANFLSGMSDTPDMPHPMGIFRSVRHPCYEDLMTNQVRTAKERMGDGDLEALLNDGETWTVS
- a CDS encoding M55 family metallopeptidase; translation: MKIYILTDLEGVAMVSRFSQTREEGPQKQTAMKLLTQEVNAAVDGILDVDSDAEIVVWDGHGTGGIDVAEFHPKAKLIARGPIRPPYYLDATYDVLFFLGQHAMAGTPNAPLSHTYSSLSIEYYKLNGEMIGEFGCRAALAGTFDVPTVFISGDDKAVAEAKQLIPGIYGVETKQGLGQELALHLSPQRSRELIRETAAVACRNISEIAPLKIDPPYEFEVRVLDGKSIDGYLKRGAVKIDDRTVRWHSDDLCALSI
- a CDS encoding DUF433 domain-containing protein, with protein sequence MDPKLIVSNPSIMMGKPVIAGTRISVELILEKLSAGETIEQLLEAHPRLTEEGVRAALLFASQVPKSPS
- a CDS encoding PQQ-binding-like beta-propeller repeat protein, yielding MNRFIDKQVGKQNRTYLKKSKATAQRSVSSTFLTLVLLLFASQVTLGNWTSFRGNPQLTGVADSQLPENPQLLWTFQAGDMIESTAAVVNGTVYIGALDGIFYALDARTGEKQWTYQTNSSIKASAAIHNGVAYFGDGDGVFHAVDINTHKMKWQFRTEGEIISSANFAGDRVLFGSYDGFLYCLNRENGELVWKFETEGYVHGTPGVWTQVDSDSGQAKNFVIVTGCDSYLRVLNIDDGTQTQQVELGAYVGASAAISQDHVYCGTYGTEILSVALGTGEIKWRYRHPKRRFPFFASAALTEDSVIIGGRDKMVHALSPKTGESLWTYTAKSRIESSAVIVGTRVFLGTTRGLIIGLDIKTGELVWEFATGSSIVASPSVSNGKIYIGTEDGILYCFG
- a CDS encoding phenylacetate--CoA ligase family protein; amino-acid sequence: MVTKTQLHRLREMLAPILETNTFYKRKLTEAGITHPNDLQTLEDYRQLPFTTKEELSADQVSHPPYGTNLTFPLEQYTCLHRTSGTTGAPLRWLDTAESWDWWGKCWGEIYNAAGVTSADRLMIAFSFGPFIGFWSAYHGAQQLGALIIPNGGMTSDQRIRAILSNDATVLIATPTYALRLAEVAEQDGINLCEEASIRVTIHAGEPGASLPATKQRIETRWGARAYDHAGATEVGAWGVMCKPQAGVHLNENEFICEVLDPETDNPADEGELVITNLGRIGMPVIRYRTGDHVKLKPAPCECGMESRVLDGGVIGRLDNVLIIRGLNVYPATLENIILKFPDVQEFAGRVYGTETFDELEIQIESTNPQPADTATAVAAAIRDELGLRATVKAVPLGTLPRYELKSNRFTDERPAQRKIG